Proteins from a single region of Streptomyces vinaceus:
- a CDS encoding methionine--tRNA ligase, with translation MTSYVVTSAPPNPNGDLHLGHLSGPFLGADVLTRHLRQRGHDVHYVGYSDEHSCYVPRRAAEIGSTAYPTAKLFGDRMEETLSLGAMHHDWFTRPLTDSTHTEFVQRFFLELWESGALEVRELPVFRCAPCERYLYEAEVRGECQFCAEPSDGVYCEACGLPQDPAGLAAPRCTACWNAPETTTLRRIVFPLERWRERLQAYYADAQAAAEWRPRLISYLDGLFERTLPDTAISREADYGIPVPLPGWEGHVLDTWFSGIWGYAAGTARLAEANGDRSEWERLWTDPETRIVNFIGFDCSFSHAVLWPALLLAQGELTLPAQVVINEFYRLEGEKFSTSRGHAIWGGEFLRRVNADALRFHLCLTGPERAQNNFSMKEFADTLSTVLAGGLERWTDTVLDLLAQDFDSVVPDAWPADGPLGAERAALPGRIAAALGAQAFSPQRAADVLATVIERADADLRQLALLRAAGPREEYAGRLAAHVELLAAVAVTAAPLMPGWSAFLAGHLGLPVDLGTRMPVWDGVEGRLLAPGATLPAATPLFFHELS, from the coding sequence ATGACCTCGTACGTCGTCACCAGCGCCCCGCCGAACCCGAACGGCGACCTCCACCTCGGCCACCTCTCCGGCCCCTTCCTCGGCGCCGACGTCCTGACCCGGCACCTGCGCCAGCGCGGCCACGACGTCCACTACGTGGGCTACTCCGACGAGCACTCCTGCTACGTACCGCGCCGGGCCGCCGAGATCGGCTCCACCGCGTACCCGACCGCGAAGCTGTTCGGCGACCGCATGGAGGAGACCCTCTCGCTGGGCGCCATGCACCACGACTGGTTCACCCGCCCGCTCACCGACTCCACCCACACCGAGTTCGTCCAGCGCTTCTTCCTCGAACTGTGGGAATCAGGCGCCCTCGAAGTGCGCGAGCTGCCCGTCTTCCGCTGCGCGCCCTGCGAGCGGTACCTGTACGAGGCCGAGGTGCGCGGGGAGTGCCAGTTCTGCGCCGAGCCCTCCGACGGCGTGTACTGCGAGGCCTGCGGCCTGCCCCAGGACCCGGCCGGACTCGCCGCCCCCCGCTGCACCGCCTGCTGGAACGCCCCCGAGACCACCACCCTGCGCCGCATCGTCTTCCCGCTGGAGCGCTGGCGCGAGCGCCTCCAGGCGTACTACGCCGACGCGCAGGCCGCGGCGGAATGGCGGCCCCGGCTGATCTCGTACCTGGACGGCCTGTTCGAGCGGACCCTGCCCGACACCGCGATCAGCCGCGAGGCGGACTACGGCATCCCGGTCCCGCTGCCCGGCTGGGAGGGGCACGTCCTCGACACCTGGTTCAGCGGCATCTGGGGGTACGCGGCGGGCACCGCGCGGCTCGCCGAGGCGAACGGCGACCGTTCGGAGTGGGAGCGGCTGTGGACCGACCCCGAGACCCGGATCGTCAACTTCATCGGCTTCGACTGCTCGTTCTCGCACGCCGTGCTGTGGCCCGCGCTGCTGCTCGCCCAGGGGGAACTGACCCTGCCCGCCCAGGTGGTGATCAACGAGTTCTACCGGCTGGAGGGCGAGAAGTTCTCCACCAGCCGCGGCCACGCCATCTGGGGCGGCGAGTTCCTGCGCCGGGTCAACGCGGACGCGCTCCGCTTCCACCTGTGCCTGACCGGCCCGGAGCGGGCGCAGAACAACTTCTCCATGAAGGAGTTCGCCGACACCCTCAGCACCGTCCTCGCCGGCGGCCTGGAGCGGTGGACCGACACCGTACTGGACCTGCTCGCCCAGGACTTCGACTCCGTCGTGCCGGACGCCTGGCCCGCGGACGGCCCGCTGGGCGCCGAACGCGCGGCGCTGCCCGGGCGGATCGCCGCCGCCCTCGGCGCGCAGGCCTTCTCCCCGCAGCGAGCCGCCGACGTCCTGGCCACCGTGATCGAGCGGGCCGACGCCGACCTGCGGCAGCTGGCCCTGCTGCGGGCCGCCGGACCCCGCGAGGAGTACGCGGGCCGGCTCGCCGCGCACGTGGAGCTGCTGGCGGCGGTCGCGGTCACCGCGGCGCCGCTGATGCCGGGCTGGTCGGCGTTCCTCGCCGGGCACCTGGGCCTGCCGGTGGACCTCGGTACGCGGATGCCGGTGTGGGACGGCGTGGAGGGACGCCTTCTGGCGCCGGGCGCGACGCTGCCGGCCGCCACCCCGCTGTTCTTCCACGAGCTGTCGTGA
- the epsC gene encoding serine O-acetyltransferase EpsC — protein MTTCETGPGSEARRPLREVLREDVRTVLDKDPAAGSRVEVLLYPHIHALWTYRVAHWLWGRGHRVLARALSLLARAVSGIEIHPGARIGRRFFIDHGTAVVIGETVRIGDDVMLYHQVTLGSVGWWKDLRRPSGSRRHPVVGDRVVIGTGASVLGPVTIGADSRIGAHSVVLDDLPPRSRVVAAASAALPPLDTAAPLDSSALTVPEGTHAS, from the coding sequence ATGACCACATGTGAGACCGGACCGGGCAGCGAAGCGCGCCGACCGCTGCGCGAGGTGCTGCGCGAGGACGTGCGGACCGTCCTCGACAAGGATCCGGCCGCCGGCTCCCGCGTCGAGGTGCTGCTCTACCCGCACATCCACGCCCTGTGGACCTACCGCGTCGCCCACTGGCTCTGGGGCCGCGGCCACCGGGTCCTCGCCCGCGCCCTGTCCCTGCTGGCCCGCGCCGTGTCCGGCATCGAGATCCACCCCGGGGCCCGGATCGGCCGCCGGTTCTTCATCGACCACGGCACCGCCGTCGTCATCGGCGAGACCGTCCGGATCGGCGACGACGTGATGCTCTACCACCAGGTCACGCTCGGCTCGGTCGGCTGGTGGAAGGACCTGCGCCGGCCCTCCGGATCCCGCCGCCACCCCGTCGTCGGCGACCGCGTCGTCATCGGCACCGGGGCCAGCGTCCTCGGCCCCGTCACCATCGGGGCCGACTCCCGGATCGGCGCCCACTCGGTCGTCCTCGACGACCTGCCGCCGCGCAGCCGCGTCGTCGCCGCCGCCTCCGCCGCCCTGCCGCCGCTCGACACCGCGGCCCCCCTCGACTCCTCCGCCCTGACCGTCCCCGAAGGAACCCACGCCTCATGA
- a CDS encoding NAD(P)/FAD-dependent oxidoreductase has translation MSPIVHAHADAIVVGGGVIGAAIAHQLALAGIGRIVLCDQGRVNAQGATSRSGGLLRLHHTAVADTRLAARSLPVFEQWSDVIGGDCGYRRTGFVMIVGENHAEDLRYNAAASADAAGYRRVEVIDAAELKEIYPGLRTEGVALAAYEPEGGYADPMAASASLLTAAYRLGVSPSEGIRAVKVLENAGTVTGVLTSIGRIDAPLVVLAGGAWGSAPAEHLGIHIPVTARRIGLAQAELPGAGRRGSAASVPTCIDDTTGSYFRPDGLNRFYFGVPSKPDTELGRDVEPLTEAELESAIAAIAGRVPAAATAPLAGTRSGLDGYTPDKRPVVGAAGPDGLYLALGFSGGGFKLAPAVAELAAKEITEGGAVPGKAVQELLEPYRPQRFLAGRPIRPEAPYDHM, from the coding sequence ATGAGTCCCATCGTCCACGCGCACGCCGACGCGATCGTCGTCGGCGGCGGGGTGATCGGCGCGGCCATCGCGCACCAGCTCGCCCTCGCCGGCATCGGCCGGATCGTCCTGTGCGACCAGGGCCGCGTCAACGCCCAGGGCGCCACCTCCCGCTCCGGCGGACTGCTGCGGCTGCACCACACGGCCGTCGCCGACACCCGGCTCGCCGCCCGCAGCCTGCCCGTCTTCGAGCAGTGGTCGGACGTCATCGGCGGCGACTGCGGCTACCGCCGCACCGGCTTCGTCATGATCGTCGGCGAGAACCACGCCGAGGACCTGCGGTACAACGCCGCCGCCTCCGCCGACGCCGCCGGATACCGCCGGGTCGAGGTCATCGACGCCGCCGAGCTGAAGGAGATCTACCCCGGCCTGCGGACCGAGGGCGTCGCCCTCGCCGCGTACGAGCCCGAGGGCGGGTACGCCGACCCGATGGCCGCCTCCGCCTCGCTGCTCACCGCCGCCTACCGCCTCGGCGTCTCGCCCTCCGAGGGCATCCGGGCCGTGAAGGTGCTGGAGAACGCGGGCACCGTCACCGGCGTCCTCACCTCCATCGGCCGCATCGACGCCCCGCTGGTCGTCCTCGCCGGCGGCGCCTGGGGCTCCGCCCCCGCCGAGCACCTGGGCATCCACATCCCCGTCACCGCACGCCGGATCGGGCTGGCCCAGGCAGAGCTCCCAGGGGCGGGCCGGCGCGGGTCGGCGGCCTCCGTACCGACCTGCATCGACGACACCACCGGCAGCTACTTCCGGCCCGACGGCCTCAACCGCTTCTACTTCGGCGTCCCCAGCAAGCCGGACACCGAGCTGGGCCGCGACGTGGAGCCGCTGACCGAGGCCGAACTGGAGTCCGCGATCGCCGCCATCGCGGGCCGCGTCCCGGCCGCCGCCACCGCCCCTCTCGCGGGCACCCGCTCCGGGCTCGACGGCTACACCCCCGACAAGCGCCCGGTCGTGGGCGCGGCCGGACCCGACGGGCTGTACCTGGCCCTCGGCTTCAGCGGCGGCGGCTTCAAGCTGGCGCCCGCCGTGGCCGAGCTCGCCGCCAAGGAGATCACCGAGGGCGGGGCCGTCCCCGGCAAGGCCGTCCAGGAACTGCTGGAGCCGTACCGGCCGCAGCGCTTCCTCGCGGGCCGCCCGATCCGTCCGGAGGCCCCGTATGACCACATGTGA
- a CDS encoding cupin domain-containing protein, whose amino-acid sequence MHIFTAHEDDMVFEEPYNVSGRRIFPWPEAVEEPNWGGAWVDVAPGATSTPHDHDENEMFFIVEGSGVMRIGAETRRVRAGETVFITPLQDHDLTNDGDVRLRFVTIWWGGSDAVARDRAKWAAEFGISDPGAAPQDRSVDA is encoded by the coding sequence ATGCACATCTTCACCGCCCACGAGGACGACATGGTCTTCGAGGAGCCGTACAACGTCAGCGGCCGGCGGATCTTCCCCTGGCCCGAGGCCGTCGAGGAGCCCAACTGGGGCGGCGCCTGGGTCGACGTGGCGCCCGGCGCCACCTCCACCCCGCACGACCACGACGAGAACGAGATGTTCTTCATCGTCGAAGGCAGCGGAGTGATGCGGATCGGCGCGGAGACCCGCCGGGTCCGGGCCGGCGAGACCGTGTTCATCACCCCGCTCCAGGACCACGACCTGACCAACGACGGGGACGTGCGGCTGCGCTTCGTCACCATCTGGTGGGGCGGCTCGGACGCCGTGGCCCGGGACCGCGCCAAGTGGGCCGCCGAGTTCGGCATCAGCGACCCGGGCGCCGCGCCGCAGGACCGGAGCGTGGACGCATGA
- a CDS encoding SidA/IucD/PvdA family monooxygenase gives MTTHDTEVQDLVVAGFGPSGIALAAAVEDHDDATGAAPLAARYLEKAADSAWQPNLVLPGTDIQHHFLRDFATPRDARSRFTFPHYLQQSGRFYPFTLMGGYVSRLEWSDYVQWAARQVRGPVDYHREVLSVEPVTGADGRVRTARVLSRDTRDGSLHTVEGRNIALATGHEAYVPELFRPHLGERVFHASKLLPGLAALGERPLRSIAVIGAGQTAGEIVLHLAAQHPDAEIHSVVRHAGFRMYELGHFSNEVYFPDETDYFYGLEGEQRERALDQARATNYAAVDPDVSTALYQAVYQDRFTGRQRLHMHKRTETTDVGLTPDGRVRLRTAEVFTGESGLIEADAVIVCTGYREAALPRQLAAFVPHLRLDAQGRPEVTRAYRARTTGDCEVGVYLDGLTEWRHGIGSATSFSQMAAKADTIHRDLRARLRQPVAA, from the coding sequence ATGACCACCCACGACACCGAGGTCCAGGACCTGGTGGTGGCCGGCTTCGGCCCCTCCGGGATCGCGCTCGCCGCAGCCGTCGAGGACCACGACGACGCCACCGGCGCCGCCCCGCTGGCCGCCCGCTACCTGGAGAAGGCCGCCGACTCCGCCTGGCAGCCGAACCTGGTCCTGCCCGGCACCGACATCCAGCACCACTTCCTGCGCGACTTCGCCACCCCGCGCGACGCCCGCTCCCGCTTCACCTTCCCCCACTACCTCCAGCAGAGCGGCCGTTTCTACCCGTTCACGCTGATGGGCGGCTACGTCAGCCGCCTGGAGTGGTCGGACTACGTGCAGTGGGCCGCCCGCCAGGTCCGCGGCCCCGTCGACTACCACCGCGAGGTGCTGAGCGTCGAGCCCGTCACCGGTGCCGACGGCCGCGTCCGCACCGCCCGCGTGCTCTCCCGCGACACCCGCGACGGCTCCCTGCACACCGTGGAGGGCCGCAACATCGCGCTCGCCACCGGCCACGAGGCATACGTACCGGAGCTGTTCCGGCCGCACCTGGGCGAGCGGGTCTTCCACGCCTCGAAGCTGCTGCCGGGTCTGGCCGCCCTGGGCGAGCGCCCGCTGCGCAGCATCGCCGTCATCGGCGCCGGACAGACCGCGGGCGAGATCGTCCTGCACCTGGCCGCCCAGCACCCGGACGCCGAGATCCACTCGGTGGTGCGGCACGCGGGCTTCCGGATGTACGAGCTCGGACACTTCAGCAACGAGGTGTACTTCCCCGACGAGACCGACTACTTCTACGGCCTCGAAGGCGAGCAGCGCGAACGCGCCCTGGACCAGGCCCGCGCCACCAACTACGCGGCCGTGGACCCCGACGTGTCCACCGCCCTCTACCAGGCCGTCTACCAGGACCGGTTCACCGGCCGGCAGCGCCTGCACATGCACAAGCGCACCGAGACGACCGACGTCGGCCTGACCCCGGACGGGCGGGTGCGGCTGCGCACCGCGGAGGTCTTCACGGGCGAGAGCGGCCTCATCGAGGCCGACGCCGTCATCGTCTGCACCGGCTACCGCGAGGCCGCCCTGCCCCGGCAGCTCGCCGCCTTCGTCCCCCACCTGCGCCTGGACGCGCAGGGCCGCCCCGAGGTCACCCGCGCCTACCGCGCCCGTACCACCGGGGACTGCGAGGTCGGCGTCTACCTCGACGGACTCACCGAATGGCGGCACGGCATCGGCAGCGCCACCTCCTTCAGCCAGATGGCCGCCAAGGCCGACACCATCCACCGCGACCTGCGCGCCCGCCTGCGCCAGCCCGTCGCCGCCTGA
- a CDS encoding diaminobutyrate--2-oxoglutarate transaminase family protein: MTATIDTPVAAPQVYTAPVITGPLPGPRSAELLDRQAGRESNSRSYPRKLPMAVRRGKGSYVEDLDGNVFLDFLSGAGVLSLGHNHPEPLAAAHRQLDEFVHGLDFPTPVKDEFTELTIGMLPEPMRERTRIHFCGPTGANAVDAALKLCKTATGREEIITFQGGFHGATLAALSVTGLVEQKEPVRGRMPGVHFFPYSNCHNCPLGLKRDICQVNCAAFLEKALTDVNGGITLPAAVIMELVQGEGGVIPAEVEFVQRIREVTRRLGIPLIVDEVQSGCGRTGTWFAFEQYGIEPDVVCASKALSGMGLPASVILYDEKLDVWKPGAHSGTFRGNQPAFAAGVATMKVVKRERVLENVRARADQLMVHLQGLRELTPYVADVRGLGLMTGVELTDPHTGLPADQLAKQVQWEAVSRGLIIELGGRDDCVVRMLPPLNCSAREIDQAGRIIRESLTAALAALGLTTAADA, encoded by the coding sequence ATGACTGCCACCATCGACACCCCGGTCGCGGCCCCGCAGGTCTACACCGCCCCCGTGATCACCGGCCCGCTGCCCGGTCCGCGCAGCGCCGAGCTGCTCGACCGCCAGGCCGGCCGCGAGTCCAACTCCCGTTCCTACCCGCGCAAGCTGCCGATGGCGGTCCGCCGCGGCAAGGGCTCGTACGTGGAGGACCTCGACGGCAACGTCTTCCTCGACTTCCTCAGCGGCGCCGGGGTGCTCTCCCTGGGCCACAACCACCCCGAGCCGCTGGCCGCCGCCCACCGCCAGCTCGACGAGTTCGTGCACGGGCTGGACTTCCCCACCCCGGTCAAGGACGAGTTCACCGAGCTGACCATCGGGATGCTGCCGGAGCCGATGCGCGAGCGCACCCGGATCCACTTCTGCGGGCCGACCGGCGCCAACGCCGTCGACGCCGCGCTCAAGCTGTGCAAGACCGCCACCGGCCGCGAGGAGATCATCACCTTCCAGGGCGGGTTCCACGGGGCGACACTGGCCGCGCTGAGCGTCACCGGGCTCGTCGAGCAGAAGGAGCCGGTCCGCGGCCGGATGCCGGGCGTGCACTTCTTCCCGTACTCCAACTGCCACAACTGCCCGCTCGGCCTGAAGCGGGACATCTGCCAGGTCAACTGCGCCGCGTTCCTGGAGAAGGCGCTGACCGACGTCAACGGGGGGATCACCCTGCCCGCCGCCGTGATCATGGAGCTGGTGCAGGGGGAGGGCGGGGTCATCCCCGCCGAGGTCGAGTTCGTCCAGCGGATCCGCGAGGTCACGCGCAGGCTCGGCATCCCGCTCATCGTCGACGAGGTGCAGAGCGGCTGCGGCCGCACCGGCACCTGGTTCGCCTTCGAGCAGTACGGCATCGAGCCCGATGTCGTGTGCGCCTCCAAGGCCCTGTCCGGCATGGGCCTGCCGGCCTCCGTGATCCTCTACGACGAGAAGCTGGACGTCTGGAAGCCCGGCGCCCACTCCGGCACGTTCCGCGGCAACCAGCCCGCCTTCGCCGCCGGCGTCGCCACCATGAAGGTCGTCAAGCGCGAGCGCGTCCTGGAGAACGTCCGGGCCCGCGCCGACCAGCTGATGGTCCACCTCCAGGGCCTGCGCGAGCTCACCCCGTACGTGGCCGACGTACGCGGACTCGGCCTGATGACCGGTGTCGAGCTGACCGATCCGCACACCGGGCTGCCCGCCGACCAGCTGGCGAAGCAGGTCCAGTGGGAGGCCGTCAGCCGCGGCCTGATCATCGAGCTCGGCGGCCGCGACGACTGCGTCGTGCGCATGTTGCCGCCGCTGAACTGCTCGGCCCGCGAGATCGACCAGGCCGGCCGGATCATCCGCGAGTCCCTGACCGCGGCCCTGGCCGCGCTCGGCCTGACGACGGCGGCGGATGCCTGA
- a CDS encoding lysine N(6)-hydroxylase/L-ornithine N(5)-oxygenase family protein gives MSASTTPVHDILGIGFGPANLALAIALEERESPLTARFLEARPSPEWQPGMLLDGSDIQNHPSRDLVTLRNPRSRYTFLNYLHEQGRLLRHLNLPSEFPLRKEYAGYIRWAAGFFSHLVDCNQRAARVEVVEEFGERLYEVTTMSGSRYLGRTLVMGPGRTPYVPAPYDTLRTPRIFHLTQYLPKLAELAGEGRAPESVAVIGGSQSAVELALDLHRRFPRAKVTTYTRSHSLRLKDTSPFSEEGYFPEFTEYYFQASREGKKALDAYMHGTNYSSADGDVLRDLYMTMYEQELDGDQKVFVRGNHEAVGVAPAGGDRIALDFLERTTGERVSETVDFAVLATGFRNMGPGPHEELCPPLMAPLAELFATEPDGRLQVSVDYALEPVADGTPPLFLNGLCESSHGIGDAGSFSLLSLRAATLTDALTARLTGAATTAADRSAVLAAA, from the coding sequence ATGAGCGCGAGCACGACTCCCGTCCACGACATCCTGGGCATCGGCTTCGGCCCGGCGAACCTGGCCCTGGCGATCGCCCTGGAGGAGCGCGAATCGCCGCTGACGGCACGCTTCCTGGAGGCCCGCCCGAGCCCCGAGTGGCAGCCCGGGATGCTGCTGGACGGCTCCGACATCCAGAACCACCCGAGCCGCGACCTGGTGACCCTGCGCAACCCGCGCAGCCGCTACACCTTCCTGAACTACCTGCACGAGCAGGGCCGGCTCCTGCGCCACCTCAACCTCCCCTCGGAGTTCCCGCTGCGCAAGGAGTACGCCGGGTACATCCGCTGGGCCGCCGGGTTCTTCTCGCACCTGGTCGACTGCAACCAGCGGGCGGCCCGCGTGGAGGTCGTCGAGGAGTTCGGCGAGCGCCTCTACGAGGTCACCACCATGTCGGGCAGCCGCTACCTCGGCCGCACGCTGGTGATGGGTCCGGGCCGCACCCCCTACGTGCCGGCCCCGTACGACACGCTGCGCACCCCGCGGATCTTCCACCTGACCCAGTACCTGCCGAAGCTGGCGGAGCTGGCCGGCGAGGGGCGCGCCCCCGAGTCGGTGGCCGTCATCGGCGGCAGCCAGAGCGCCGTCGAGCTCGCCCTCGACCTGCACCGCCGCTTCCCTCGGGCCAAGGTGACCACGTACACGCGCTCGCACTCACTGCGCCTGAAGGACACCAGCCCCTTCAGCGAGGAGGGCTACTTCCCCGAGTTCACCGAGTACTACTTCCAGGCCTCCCGCGAGGGCAAGAAGGCCCTGGACGCCTACATGCACGGCACGAACTACTCCTCCGCCGACGGCGACGTGCTGCGCGACCTCTACATGACCATGTACGAGCAGGAGCTCGACGGCGACCAGAAGGTGTTCGTCCGCGGCAACCACGAGGCCGTGGGCGTCGCCCCGGCGGGCGGGGACCGGATCGCCCTGGACTTCCTGGAGCGGACCACGGGTGAGCGCGTCAGCGAGACCGTGGACTTCGCGGTCCTCGCCACCGGCTTCCGCAACATGGGCCCCGGCCCGCACGAGGAGTTGTGCCCGCCGCTGATGGCCCCGCTCGCGGAGCTCTTCGCCACCGAGCCGGACGGCCGCCTCCAGGTGTCCGTCGACTACGCGCTCGAACCCGTCGCCGACGGCACCCCGCCGCTCTTCCTGAACGGTCTGTGCGAGTCCAGCCACGGCATCGGCGACGCGGGCTCCTTCAGCCTCCTGTCGCTGCGCGCCGCGACCCTCACCGACGCCCTGACCGCCCGCCTGACCGGCGCCGCCACCACCGCCGCCGACCGCAGCGCCGTACTCGCCGCCGCCTGA
- a CDS encoding ABC transporter substrate-binding protein, which produces MHANDPVFRMGITEPTAIDPYKAQEGEGILVCKALFTGLLALDEDGALIPATARSWESDPTATTWTFTLRAGTVFSNGEPVTAHSFVRGWKRALDPEANTETAYHLAGVRSFTAVDETTLVVELSEPDVQFDLKTLQPIFSPVPECAGPALNPGYNDLPVGNGPFKMAGPWEHGVAIRLERNDLWAGPAPEVREVHIDILDAVTGLDDEYERFLAGVYDYARIPPARTAEAAAQDGFLEQEGAGLFYLIPFCHQAPMESLDARRALSAAIDRQGLIDTYFQGRRSAAHSLLSPWFGKAHTPLAELSADDPDSGWSAYDPERARAAALRAGLGPGSRVEFAYNTGAGHDDWVKALARGLEEVLGWRIELLRTDARGLVDHRTSIAAAGFCRAGWACDYPTPDNMLFPLLHSSCTAPDAEGTAHGDNEGRYVNPEFDALVAHARASTDPAERADAWRRADRTAMADLALIPLWYRTDQRVHAADRITGLRIDFDGNPTLTTVKARKTTR; this is translated from the coding sequence GTGCACGCCAACGACCCCGTGTTCCGGATGGGAATCACGGAGCCCACCGCCATCGACCCGTACAAGGCCCAGGAGGGGGAGGGCATTCTCGTCTGCAAGGCCCTGTTCACCGGACTCCTCGCCCTCGACGAAGACGGCGCGCTGATCCCGGCCACCGCCCGGTCCTGGGAGAGCGACCCGACCGCCACCACCTGGACCTTCACGCTGCGCGCCGGCACGGTCTTCAGCAACGGCGAGCCGGTCACCGCGCACAGCTTCGTACGCGGCTGGAAGCGGGCGCTGGACCCCGAGGCGAACACGGAGACCGCCTACCACCTGGCGGGCGTGCGCTCCTTCACGGCGGTCGACGAGACCACCCTGGTGGTCGAACTGTCGGAGCCGGACGTGCAGTTCGACCTGAAGACCCTCCAGCCGATCTTCAGCCCCGTGCCCGAGTGCGCCGGCCCGGCGCTGAACCCCGGGTACAACGACCTCCCGGTCGGCAACGGCCCGTTCAAGATGGCCGGCCCCTGGGAGCACGGGGTGGCGATCCGGCTGGAGCGCAACGACCTGTGGGCGGGGCCCGCGCCCGAGGTCCGCGAGGTGCACATCGACATCCTCGACGCGGTCACCGGCCTGGACGACGAGTACGAGCGCTTCCTGGCCGGCGTCTACGACTACGCCCGGATCCCCCCGGCGCGCACCGCCGAGGCGGCGGCCCAGGACGGCTTCCTGGAACAGGAGGGCGCCGGGCTCTTCTACCTGATCCCCTTCTGCCACCAGGCGCCGATGGAGTCGCTGGACGCCCGCCGGGCCCTGTCCGCGGCCATCGACCGCCAGGGGCTGATCGACACCTACTTCCAGGGTCGGCGCAGCGCGGCCCACTCCCTGCTCTCCCCCTGGTTCGGCAAGGCCCACACCCCCCTCGCGGAGCTGAGCGCCGACGACCCGGACTCCGGCTGGTCGGCGTACGACCCCGAGCGGGCCCGAGCCGCGGCCCTGCGGGCAGGTTTGGGGCCCGGCAGCCGCGTCGAGTTCGCCTACAACACCGGCGCCGGGCACGACGACTGGGTCAAGGCGCTGGCCCGCGGCCTGGAGGAGGTCCTGGGCTGGCGGATCGAGCTGCTGCGCACCGACGCCCGCGGTCTGGTCGACCACCGGACCTCGATCGCGGCGGCAGGGTTCTGCCGGGCCGGCTGGGCCTGCGACTACCCGACCCCCGACAACATGCTCTTCCCGCTGCTGCACTCCTCGTGCACGGCGCCCGACGCCGAGGGCACCGCCCACGGCGACAACGAAGGCCGCTACGTGAACCCGGAGTTCGACGCCCTCGTGGCGCACGCCCGGGCCTCGACGGACCCCGCCGAACGCGCCGACGCCTGGCGCCGCGCGGACCGTACCGCGATGGCGGACCTGGCGCTGATCCCGCTCTGGTACCGGACCGACCAGCGGGTCCACGCCGCCGACCGGATCACCGGCCTGCGCATCGACTTCGACGGAAACCCCACCCTCACCACTGTCAAGGCAAGGAAGACCACCCGATGA